The Ochotona princeps isolate mOchPri1 chromosome 26, mOchPri1.hap1, whole genome shotgun sequence genome contains a region encoding:
- the LOC101527052 gene encoding interferon alpha-inducible protein 27-like protein 2A, with protein sequence MVLGALGFTAGGIAASSIASSMMSAAAVANGGGVAAGSLVATLQSAGAAGLAASTKAILGAAGAGLGALIARITNKDKPPPSEPDVEEDLLANLHPTTSLELRET encoded by the exons ATGGTCCTGGGCGCTTTGGGCTTCACCGCGGGGGGCATCGCTGCCTCCTCCATCGCTTCCAGCATGATGTCTGCCGCGGCCGTGGCCAATGGGGGTGGAGTGGCTGCGGGCAGCCTGGTGGCCACGCTGCAGTCCGCGG GTGCTGCAGGACTCGCCGCATCAACCAAGGCCATCCTGGGTGCAGCTGGGGCAGGTTTGGGTGCCCTGATAGCGCGTATAACAAACAAAGACAAGCCCCCTCCATCAGAGCCGGATGTTGAAGAGGATCTCCTGGCAAACCTTCACCCTACCACATCCCTGGAGCTCAGAGAAACATGA